In Dama dama isolate Ldn47 chromosome 20, ASM3311817v1, whole genome shotgun sequence, a single window of DNA contains:
- the HAPLN2 gene encoding hyaluronan and proteoglycan link protein 2 — protein sequence MQGRISLLSLCHFLLPWAFATFHRALGDQAPHPGPHYLLPPIHEVIHSRRGATTTLPCVLGAPPPSYKVRWSKVEPGDLRETPILITNGLHARGYGPLGGRARMRRGHRLDASLVIAGVRLEDEGRYRCELINGIEDESVALTLRLEGVVFPYQPSRGRYQFNYYEAKQACEEQDGRLATYAQLYQAWTEGLDWCNAGWLLEGSVRYPVLTARAPCGGRGRPGIRSYGPRDRKRDRYDAFCFTSALSGHVFFVPGRLTLSEAHAACRRRGATVAKVGHLYAAWKFSGLDQCDGGWLADGSVRFPITTPRPRCGGLPDPGVRSFGFPRPQQAAYGTYCYSE from the exons ATGCAAGGCAGGAtcagtctcctctctctctgccacttccttctcccttgGGCCTTCGCCACCTTCCACAGAGCCCTGGGGGACCAAG CACCCCACCCTGGCCCCCACTACCTCCTGCCCCCCATCCACGAGGTCATTCACTCTCGTCGTGGGGCTACGACCACGCTGCCCTGCGTCCTGGGCGCCCCGCCTCCCAGCTACAAGGTGCGCTGGAGCAAAGTGGAGCCCGGGGATCTCCGGGAAACGCCCATCCTCATCACCAACGGACTGCACGCCCGGGGCTACGGGCCCCTGGGGGGGCGTGCCAGGATGCGAAGAGGGCATCGGCTGGACGCCTCCCTGGTCATCGCCGGCGTGCGCCTGGAAGACGAGGGCCGGTACCGCTGTGAGCTCATCAACGGCATCGAGGACGAGAGCGTGGCGCTGACCCTGCGCCTGGAGG GTGTGGTGTTTCCTTACCAGCCCAGCCGGGGCCGGTACCAGTTCAATTACTACGAGGCGAAGCAGGCGTGCGAGGAGCAGGACGGCCGTCTGGCCACCTACGCCCAGCTGTACCAGG CGTGGACCGAGGGTCTGGACTGGTGCAACGCGGGCTGGCTGCTCGAGGGCTCCGTGCGTTACCCTGTCCTCACGGCGCGCGCGCCCTGCGGTGGCCGAGGTCGGCCCGGGATCCGCAGCTACGGGCCCCGCGACCGGAAGCGCGACCGCTACGACGCCTTCTGCTTCACCTCGGCGCTGTCAG GTCACGTGTTCTTCGTGCCCGGGCGGCTGACGCTGTCTGAAGCCCACGCGGCCTGCAGGCGGCGCGGGGCCACAGTGGCCAAGGTCGGGCACCTCTATGCCGCCTGGAAGTTCTCCGGGCTGGACCAATGCGACGGCGGCTGGCTGGCGGACGGCAGCGTGCGCTTCCCCATCACGACGCCTCGGCCGCGCTGCGGGGGCCTCCCGGATCCCGGAGTGCGCAGCTTCGGCTTCCCCAGACCCCAGCAGGCGGCCTATGGGACCTACTGCTACTCCGAATAG